One part of the Candidatus Bathyarchaeota archaeon genome encodes these proteins:
- a CDS encoding NAD(P)H-dependent oxidoreductase translates to MNSKKALLFIGSPHGFNSSSNSLGTYLLDKLQSGGYETSKIHAQAAIHNKEKQAEMLSQVADSDILILAFPLYVDSLPAGLILALEKIAEDRKNGAAAKHTRVLAIVNNGFPDAKQNATAIAICKQFANEVGYEWAGGLTMGAGAMINGMPLEKAPMIKNIKKSLDLTAKSLLEGSTVPEEAMQLMAKPVMPNFIMTRIANMGWKNMAKPYGNQKKLRDRPIK, encoded by the coding sequence TTGAATTCAAAAAAAGCGCTACTGTTCATAGGTAGCCCACACGGTTTTAACAGCAGCTCCAACTCTTTAGGCACATACCTACTTGACAAACTGCAAAGCGGCGGATACGAAACCAGCAAAATCCATGCTCAAGCCGCGATACACAATAAAGAAAAACAGGCAGAAATGCTATCACAGGTAGCTGACAGCGACATTTTAATTTTAGCGTTTCCTCTCTACGTAGACTCGCTCCCCGCAGGCTTAATTCTAGCCTTAGAGAAAATCGCTGAAGACCGCAAAAACGGCGCGGCAGCTAAACATACACGAGTTTTAGCAATCGTCAACAACGGTTTTCCAGATGCCAAACAAAACGCCACCGCCATAGCAATCTGCAAACAATTCGCTAACGAAGTGGGGTATGAGTGGGCTGGGGGATTAACGATGGGCGCCGGAGCCATGATAAATGGCATGCCACTCGAGAAAGCACCAATGATAAAAAACATTAAAAAATCGTTGGACTTAACCGCAAAAAGCCTCTTAGAGGGCTCAACTGTACCAGAAGAAGCCATGCAGTTGATGGCGAAACCAGTCATGCCCAACTTTATAATGACTCGGATCGCTAATATGGGCTGGAAAAATATGGCTAAACCATATGGTAATCAGAAGAAGCTACGAGATAGACCAATTAAATAG
- a CDS encoding NAD(P)H-dependent oxidoreductase, translating into MDVLVLNGARINDRKVDEANETLLSALQKVGNISAYKLRDLKVADCVGCFGCWVKTPGICVIDDPAREIASKLAQTDLLIQVSPIVFGGYPYELKKVLDRQIPTILPFMEKYKGEIHHPQRYDKRHGMAAIGVLPHPDPESEAIFKTLVYRNSLNWQAPKQSTVIIYESDNQATVEGKISGLLTNLEVKI; encoded by the coding sequence TTGGATGTCCTAGTGCTAAACGGAGCAAGAATCAATGACCGAAAAGTTGACGAAGCAAACGAAACATTACTATCAGCTCTACAAAAAGTCGGTAACATTTCAGCCTATAAGCTGCGCGACCTTAAAGTGGCTGACTGTGTAGGCTGCTTTGGCTGCTGGGTTAAAACACCCGGTATATGCGTAATAGATGATCCCGCAAGAGAAATAGCATCCAAACTAGCACAAACCGACCTACTCATACAGGTGTCGCCAATCGTTTTCGGCGGTTACCCATATGAACTAAAAAAGGTACTTGACCGCCAAATCCCCACAATCCTGCCATTTATGGAAAAATACAAAGGGGAAATTCATCACCCCCAGCGGTACGATAAAAGGCATGGTATGGCAGCAATCGGCGTCTTGCCACATCCTGACCCGGAAAGCGAAGCCATCTTTAAAACGCTCGTCTACCGCAATTCGCTTAACTGGCAGGCACCAAAACAGTCTACGGTAATAATATACGAATCGGACAACCAAGCAACTGTTGAAGGTAAAATCAGCGGCTTACTTACTAATTTGGAGGTAAAAATTTGA